In Gemmatimonadaceae bacterium, the genomic stretch GACCCACAGGCGCCGTCGCCGAAGACGCGACCCCCGTGCGCGCCTCGGTCGCCGCCACGCGCGCCATCGATCGGTTCCCCGAGTTCGGCATCGCCTCCACCGACGCCAACATCCCGCTCAGTCTCGGCATTCCCGCCGTCGCACTCGGCGCAGGCGGTATCGGTGGCGACACGCACACCACCGCCGAGTGGTTCGAGAACCGGTCCGGAGCGCTTGGGGTGACCCGCGCCCTCGCCGCAATCGTGACGACCGCGGGGCTCGCCTAACGACTGGCGGCGGCGATCGCCGCGGCCACCAGCGGTGCATCGCGCCGGATGTTCGTGATGCCGCCCGTGTGGTCGTAGTTGTGGCCCACGAACCAGAGACCGGCCTGGTCGGCGCTCGTCACCCGATCCGTCCTCGCCGCAAAACCCCGGGCATCGCGCTGCACGAGCGTACCCAGGCTGTCGATCGCCGGGGAATAACCCGTCGCGAACAGCACGACGTCGAAATCCTGCGTCACCCCGTCGTCGAACCGGACGCCGGTGGCCGTGTAGGCGGCGGGCGCCCCGTGATGCAACTGAATGCGCCCCTCGCGGATCGCATCCACGAGTCCAAAACCAATGAGCGGAATCGCATCGAGCGCAGACACGCTGGCCCGCGGCAGCGGCGACTCCCCGTAGCGCCTGATCAGCCGACGTTGCACCAGGCCGAGCACCTTGATCTGCATCGAACGCGGCAGGTTCCCCAGCAGGTAACGAACGTACTGCGTGGGGAACGGCCCGATCTGCCGCGGTACCACGTTCGCCCCCGAACGCACCGCAACCGTGACATTCGCGCCAGCGCGCGCCAGCTCGCTCCCGATCTCACCGCCGGAGTTTCCCACGCCCACCACCAGAACCCGCTTTCCCACGTACGGCGTCGGGCGCAGGTAGCTGACCGAATGCAGCACCTCGCCGCCGAAGTCGGAGCGCCCGGGAAGCTCCGGCATTCGGGGCTTGGCCACGATGCCGGTCGCCATCACCACCGCGCGTGCGTCCACGACGTCCCCATCGTTCGTGTGCGCGCGCCAGCCCGCGTCGCTACGTTCGAGCCTCAGCACCTCACGCTGCAGCTCGGCGGTGATCCCTTTCGCTGTCACGTATCGCCGGAGGTACGCGATGAATTCGGCACGCGTGGGGAAGAGCGACGTTCCGGCCGGATAGCGCAGCCCGGGGAGGGTGGACATGTGCCGACCCGTGTGGAGCGTCAGTGAGTCGTAGAGCGACTCCCACGTGTGGGCGATGGTGTGCCCCCGTTCGAGCAATCGATACGGTTGGCCGCGTCGGGCGAGTTCGGCGGCGGTGGCGAGTCCCGCCGGTCCGGCACCGACAATGAGGGTAGGTGAGGCGCCTCCAGGCATGAGGCGGAACCTCTCGCGCCCGCGCGGCCAACGCAACACAGCGACGCGCCCCGGCAGCGGTCCCCTGGTGCAGGCCTCCATCTTGCCCGCGCACCCCGCAAGCGGTAGCGTGGACGCCTCTCAAGCACCGGAGGTACCACGTGCGTCGCGCCGTCGTTGTCCTCGTGCCCATTGCCCTCGCCCTCGCGTGCGCGAAGGCCGAGACCCCCGCCACCGATTCGTCCGCAACGGCGATGGCGCCCGCTGGCCTGACCGAGGCCCAGGTGGCCGGAACATGGACCGGCACGGCGAAGGCCGAGTCGGGAGACACCACCACGATCCACTGGACGCAGGTCTGCGGAGGCGGCACGTGCCGTGGCACGCTGCAGGAGATGCCGGGCGACACGATCGTGTCCACCTACAGCATCGAAGCAGACAGCTCTGTTGGTGTTTCGACGCCGTACGTCGACAAGATGTCGGGCAACGTGCGCGTCGTGGACCACTGGGTCGCACGCGTCAGCGGCAGTGCGATCAGCGGTCGCGGCTGGGCCACGCTCGCCGACAAGCCAGACTCCGTCGTCAGCCGCTACACGTTTACCGGCGGCAAGTAGCCCTTCAGCGCGCGCCGGGGCCGGCTCGTTTCCGAGCGGGCCCCGCGTTCGCCCTGACGGCGTCAGGCGTCGGCTCTGATCTCCGAGTGATCGCCAACCGTGACTTCGCCCTTCACACCGGCGAGCACGACCTCGTTGCCGACCATGGAGTTGGAGATCTCGCAGCGCGCCAGGCGCGACTTGGTGCCGATCACCGTGTCGCTGATGTGCGACCGCTCGATGATCGAGCCCGCGCCGATCGACACGTTGGGCCCCACCGTCGAATCGCTGATCGTCACGCCGTCCTCGATGTAGACCGGTTCGATGATCGTCCCGCCAATCCCCGCCGGTCGACGCGCCCGACCGCGCTCCAGCATCACGCGGTTTGTCTCCAGCAGCGTGTCGATCTTCCCCGCGTCGTACCACCCGGCGACGTCG encodes the following:
- a CDS encoding NAD(P)/FAD-dependent oxidoreductase — encoded protein: MPGGASPTLIVGAGPAGLATAAELARRGQPYRLLERGHTIAHTWESLYDSLTLHTGRHMSTLPGLRYPAGTSLFPTRAEFIAYLRRYVTAKGITAELQREVLRLERSDAGWRAHTNDGDVVDARAVVMATGIVAKPRMPELPGRSDFGGEVLHSVSYLRPTPYVGKRVLVVGVGNSGGEIGSELARAGANVTVAVRSGANVVPRQIGPFPTQYVRYLLGNLPRSMQIKVLGLVQRRLIRRYGESPLPRASVSALDAIPLIGFGLVDAIREGRIQLHHGAPAAYTATGVRFDDGVTQDFDVVLFATGYSPAIDSLGTLVQRDARGFAARTDRVTSADQAGLWFVGHNYDHTGGITNIRRDAPLVAAAIAAASR